Proteins encoded by one window of Nicotiana tabacum cultivar K326 chromosome 10, ASM71507v2, whole genome shotgun sequence:
- the LOC142165325 gene encoding uncharacterized protein LOC142165325, translating into MAIDDQTPSGSSTGITIDHYHPLSLQPCDTPGSSLISIQLKGTENYALWSRSMKIGLLGKSKLDFVDGGCTKDKFDRFLHELWGKCNTIVLSWIMNAVNSELLSGIVYKSSAHNVWTDLKDKYDKVDEFRIFYLHKEIATLSQGISLVSAYFAKLTGLWEEYDALMPYPGCDCP; encoded by the coding sequence ATGGCGATTGACGATCAAACTCCTTCTGGAAGCAGTACAGGAATCACCATTGATCATTATCATCCTTTGTCCTTACAACCATGTGATACACCAGGTAGCTCGTTAATCTCTATTCAACTCAAAGGCACTGAGAATTACGCGCTATGGAGTAGATCAATGAAAATTGGATTACTTGGTAAAAGCAAATTAGATTTTGTGGATGGGGGATGCACAAAAGATAAATTTGATAGATTTCTACATGAATTATGGGGAAAATGCAATACTATAGTGCTATCTTGGATCATGAATGCTGTGAATAGTGAGCTGCTTAGTGGAATTGTGTACAAGTCTAGTGCACACAATGTTTGGACAGATTTGAAAGATAAATATGATAAGGTTGATGAATTTAGAATTTTTTATCTGCATAAAGAAATAGCTACACTGTCTCAAGGGATTTCTTTAGTGTCAGCATACTTTGCTAAATTGACAGGCCTTTGGGAAGAATATGATGCTCTCATGCCCTACCCAGGATGTGATTGtccataa
- the LOC107832641 gene encoding probable solanesyl-diphosphate synthase 3, chloroplastic: MMSVSCHNLEIGRIPLEFLACGCSSNNKVLRNVSRGFTARKLFSCRQEIGRCRSFSTKASLSGVAPVLGLNKSAKPISLANVFEVVADDLLTLNKNLQNIVGSENPVLMSAAEQIFGAGGKRVRPALVFLVSRATAAISGLKELTIEHRRLAEIIEMIHTASLIHDDVLDESDIRRGKDTVHQLYGTRVAVLAGDFMFAQSSWYLANLENLEVIKLISQVIKDFASGEIKQASNLFDCDVELEEYLLKSYYKTASLIAASTKGAAIFSGVDRDISEQMFQYGKNLGLSFQVVDDILDFTQSAEQLGKPAGSDLAKGNLTAPVLFALEKEPKLRNIIESEFRDADSLEEAINLVKTTGGIQRAQDLAKEKADLALQSLKCLPSSPFRAALEEIVKYNLERIE, translated from the exons ATGATGTCTGTGAGTTGCCATAATCTTGAGATTGGGAGAATTCCATTGGAGTTTTTGGCTTGTGGGTGTTCTTCTAATAACAAGGTATTAAGGAATGTAAGTAGAGGATTCACTGCTCGGAAATTGTTCTCCTGCAGACAAGAAATTGGCCGCTGTCGTTCGTTTTCAACTAAGGCTTCACTTAGTG GGGTGGCGCCAGTGTTGGGTTTGAATAAGTCAGCAAAACCTATTTCACTTGCTAATGTGTTTGAAGTGGTGGCTGATGACCTCCTTACTCTAAACAAGAACTTACAGAAT ATTGTTGGTTCAGAGAACCCAGTTTTGATGTCTGCAGCAGAACAGATTTTTGGTGCTGGTGGCAAAAGGGTGAGACCTGCTTTAGTGTTCCTAGTGTCAAGGGCTACAGCAGCAATTTCTGGTTTGAA GGAACTCACCATAGAACACAGAAGGTTAGCTGAGATCATTGAAATGATACATACCGCAAGCTTGATACATGATGATGTGTTAGATGAAAGTGACATACGAAGAG GAAAGGACACAGTTCACCAATTATATGGTACTAGAGTGGCGGTACTGGCCGGTGATTTTATGTTTGCACAGTCGTCGTGGTACTTAGCTAACCTTGAAAATCTTGAAGTCATAAAGCTCATCAGTCAG GTTATTAAAGACTTTGCAAGTGGTGAAATAAAGCAGGCCTCTAATCTGTTTGACTGTGATGTTGAACTGGAAGAATATTTGCTCAAGAGTTACTATAAAACAGCCTCCTTGATTGCTGCAAGCACCAAAGGAGCTGCCATTTTCAGTGGTGTTGACCGTGATATTAGCGAACAGATGTTTCAGTATGGGAAGAATCTTGGTTTATCGTTCCAGGTTGTTGATGACATATTGGACTTTACTCAATCAGCAGAGCAATTGGGGAAGCCAGCCGGAAGTGACTTAGCCAAGGGAAACCTTACTGCACCAGTACTTTTTGCATTAGAGAAAGAACCAAAACTTAGGAATATAATTGAATCAGAATTTCGAGATGCTGATTCTCTCGAGGAGGCCATTAATCTAGTCAAGACCACCGGGGGAATTCAGCGAGCACAAGATTTGGCAAAAGAAAAAGCTGATTTAGCACTGCAGAGCCTAAAATGCCTTCCTTCTAGTCCTTTCCGAGCAGCACTTGAGGAAATTGTGAAGTATAATCTGGAGAGAATTGAATAG